One Parageobacillus sp. KH3-4 genomic region harbors:
- a CDS encoding flavin reductase family protein gives MDDRTFRNAMGKFATGVTVITSSLNGQVRGMTANAFMSVSLNPKLVLISVGEKAKMNSVIQQTGKFAVNILSDQQQDLSMLFAGQLKEERNVEFAWIDGHPILPDSLANILCDVDTLYIAGDHTLYIGKVTDIYMKEGDPLLFFEGKYRHIASL, from the coding sequence GTGGACGATCGTACATTTAGAAATGCGATGGGGAAATTTGCAACTGGCGTTACTGTCATTACATCCTCTTTAAACGGTCAAGTGCGTGGGATGACAGCAAATGCATTCATGTCAGTGTCATTAAATCCGAAGTTGGTTCTTATTTCTGTTGGCGAAAAAGCTAAAATGAATTCAGTCATTCAACAAACCGGGAAATTTGCTGTCAATATTTTATCTGATCAACAACAAGACCTCTCTATGTTATTTGCTGGACAATTAAAAGAAGAGCGGAATGTGGAATTTGCTTGGATTGATGGTCATCCGATATTACCAGATTCCTTGGCCAATATTTTGTGTGATGTCGATACCTTATATATTGCAGGAGACCATACGTTATATATTGGAAAAGTAACAGACATTTACATGAAAGAAGGGGACCCGCTGTTATTTTTTGAAGGAAAATACCGCCATATCGCCAGCCTTTAA
- a CDS encoding pre-toxin TG domain-containing protein, giving the protein MTTIRVKPEELETVAKHVLDAEDACRRARTSLSWELPSLVMEIPGIGSAAIHELTDELLHWLRRYEEKLNEAEELLYRTAAAIRQADQTLADNMKEFGLELLGWYDLQRVFGEYDPVTGERLSFGDRLFAGGMLLLSVIPPAKGAGIAGKAAVKGAKAAGTAADVSKLISQMKYVLRYDKMMSALQAIYLQVVKAPITETIRSFKKQWENFLENVGSVLRGPQLAADGVGVVPSGRVIGIVDESASSARFSMSQVGEKGTGDVAKGTGKFSKYDVGLYKEIKGVSGLDAHHVGQKAIMKKFIRNYDPNNAPAILVPKAGHTRKGPRGIVSRSSKGIESARQLLARDIMELRRVYPDIPNSQLRKLIELNKQLYPEMRRR; this is encoded by the coding sequence ATGACGACGATTCGAGTCAAGCCGGAAGAGCTGGAAACCGTAGCGAAGCATGTCCTCGATGCAGAAGACGCCTGCCGGCGTGCGCGAACCTCACTTTCCTGGGAACTGCCCTCTTTAGTGATGGAGATTCCGGGCATCGGCTCTGCCGCCATCCATGAGCTTACAGACGAACTGCTTCATTGGCTCCGGCGCTATGAAGAAAAGCTGAATGAAGCGGAGGAGCTGCTGTATCGGACGGCTGCGGCAATAAGACAGGCGGACCAAACGCTTGCCGACAACATGAAAGAATTCGGTCTGGAGCTTCTTGGCTGGTATGACTTGCAGCGGGTGTTTGGGGAATATGACCCGGTGACAGGGGAACGTCTTTCATTTGGAGACCGCTTGTTTGCGGGAGGAATGTTATTGTTGTCGGTCATTCCTCCAGCTAAAGGAGCAGGCATTGCCGGTAAAGCAGCGGTGAAAGGAGCGAAAGCGGCCGGAACCGCAGCGGATGTTTCGAAATTGATCTCGCAAATGAAATATGTTCTCCGCTATGATAAAATGATGTCTGCCCTACAAGCGATATACCTCCAAGTCGTAAAAGCGCCGATTACCGAAACGATTCGTTCGTTCAAAAAGCAATGGGAGAACTTTCTCGAAAATGTTGGCTCTGTCCTGCGGGGACCGCAGCTAGCCGCCGATGGAGTTGGAGTGGTGCCAAGTGGACGGGTGATAGGAATCGTGGATGAATCCGCCAGCTCGGCGCGCTTTTCGATGAGTCAAGTTGGAGAGAAAGGAACGGGTGATGTCGCTAAGGGTACGGGTAAATTTAGTAAGTATGATGTAGGATTATATAAAGAAATAAAAGGTGTATCGGGGTTAGATGCACATCATGTTGGACAAAAAGCAATTATGAAAAAATTCATTCGAAATTATGATCCAAATAATGCACCAGCAATATTAGTACCAAAAGCTGGACATACAAGAAAAGGTCCTAGGGGAATAGTTTCGAGAAGTTCAAAAGGAATTGAGAGTGCAAGACAATTATTAGCAAGAGATATAATGGAGTTAAGAAGAGTATATCCAGACATTCCTAATTCTCAACTTCGAAAATTAATTGAATTAAATAAACAATTGTATCCAGAGATGAGAAGGAGATGA
- a CDS encoding LysR family transcriptional regulator, with protein MIDIKQLKYFATIVEEGQITKAAKKLHMAQPPLSQQLRQLEETLGITLMERNRKKLELTEPGKILYKKAKQLLQQLEDAILEVREIEEGTSGVLSIGCVKSCFYYLSEIIEPFHQSFPNVKFHLREGDSFSICELLRQREIDIGIVRLPIDSYHYEMIHLPNDPYIAVFPRQWNISKSHVYMKEFADIPLLLLHRIQGKGQYELVINECRRHGFEPKIICECPDATILLSLVSKGIGATIVPKSTVSFFYLPDICVLDIIDSSICAEAAAIIEKNRYIPKSTHHFLAILKEKFGDKIKN; from the coding sequence ATGATTGACATAAAACAATTAAAATATTTTGCGACAATTGTGGAAGAAGGGCAAATTACAAAAGCGGCTAAAAAGCTGCATATGGCACAGCCACCATTAAGCCAACAACTAAGACAGCTGGAGGAAACTCTAGGAATCACTTTGATGGAAAGAAATAGAAAGAAATTAGAATTAACAGAACCAGGGAAAATTTTATATAAAAAAGCAAAACAGCTGCTTCAGCAATTAGAAGATGCTATTTTAGAAGTCCGTGAAATTGAAGAAGGAACAAGTGGTGTGTTATCCATCGGTTGCGTTAAATCATGCTTTTACTATTTATCAGAAATCATTGAACCTTTTCATCAATCATTTCCAAATGTGAAGTTTCATTTACGTGAAGGAGATAGTTTTTCTATCTGCGAATTACTGAGGCAGAGAGAAATTGATATTGGAATCGTCCGCCTTCCTATCGATTCGTATCATTACGAAATGATTCATTTACCAAACGATCCTTATATTGCGGTTTTTCCAAGGCAATGGAACATTTCCAAGTCGCATGTGTATATGAAAGAATTTGCTGATATTCCCCTTCTTCTTCTTCATCGTATTCAAGGAAAGGGACAATACGAACTTGTCATTAATGAATGCCGACGCCACGGCTTCGAACCAAAAATCATTTGTGAGTGCCCTGATGCAACGATTTTGCTCTCCCTTGTTTCCAAAGGGATCGGAGCTACCATTGTTCCGAAATCGACCGTTTCTTTTTTCTATCTTCCAGACATTTGTGTACTTGACATTATCGATTCTTCCATTTGTGCAGAAGCAGCGGCAATTATTGAAAAAAATCGTTATATTCCAAAAAGTACTCATCATTTTTTGGCCATCCTTAAAGAAAAATTTGGTGATAAAATAAAAAACTAA
- the katA gene encoding catalase KatA, translating to MADTKKLTTSWGAPVGDNQNSITAGNPGPTLIQDVHLIEKLAHFNRERVPERVVHAKGAGAHGYFEVTNDMSKYTKAKVFNGVGKRTPVFVRFSTVAGELGSADTVRDPRGFAVKFYTEEGNYDIVGNNTPIFFIRDAIKFPDFIHTQKRDPRTHLKNPTAMWDFWSLSPESLHQVTYLFGDRGIPLTYRHMNGYGSHTFKWVNEKGEAVWVKYHFKTNQGVKNMDPELAVKIAGENPDYHTEDLYNAIEKGDYPSWTLYVQIMPLEDAKTYRFNPFDVTKVWSHKDYPLIEVGRMVLNRNPENYFAEVEQATFSPGNLVPGVEPSPDKMLQARLFAYADAHRYRVGVNHNLLPINRPRVEVNNYQRDGFMRFDNNGGGSVNYEPNSFGGPTEVSEHKTTPFPVSGMAESVPYDDDDHYTQAGDLYRLMSEEEKARLVKNIVESLKQVTKEEIKLRQIRHFYKADPDYGRRVAEGLGLQVPDDVITNA from the coding sequence ATGGCAGATACAAAAAAGCTCACAACTAGTTGGGGAGCACCTGTTGGCGATAACCAAAACTCGATTACAGCCGGTAATCCTGGACCGACATTAATCCAAGACGTGCATCTGATCGAAAAATTAGCACACTTCAACAGAGAACGTGTCCCAGAACGCGTTGTCCATGCGAAAGGCGCTGGCGCGCACGGCTATTTCGAAGTAACAAACGACATGTCGAAATACACAAAAGCGAAAGTATTTAACGGTGTTGGCAAACGCACACCTGTATTCGTCCGCTTCTCCACTGTCGCCGGTGAATTGGGATCTGCTGATACAGTCCGCGACCCGCGCGGTTTTGCGGTGAAATTTTACACGGAAGAAGGAAACTACGATATAGTCGGTAACAACACACCAATTTTCTTTATCCGTGATGCAATCAAATTCCCAGATTTTATCCATACACAAAAGCGCGACCCGCGCACCCATTTGAAAAATCCGACAGCAATGTGGGATTTCTGGTCTTTATCTCCGGAATCCTTGCATCAAGTCACTTATTTGTTCGGGGACCGCGGCATCCCATTGACATACCGCCATATGAACGGATACGGAAGCCATACATTCAAATGGGTGAATGAAAAAGGCGAAGCGGTATGGGTGAAATATCACTTTAAAACAAACCAAGGCGTGAAAAACATGGATCCGGAACTAGCGGTAAAAATCGCTGGAGAAAACCCGGATTACCATACGGAAGATTTATATAACGCCATCGAAAAAGGCGATTATCCATCTTGGACATTATATGTGCAAATTATGCCGCTAGAAGACGCAAAAACGTACCGTTTCAATCCATTCGACGTCACAAAAGTTTGGTCGCACAAAGATTATCCGTTAATTGAAGTCGGCCGCATGGTATTAAACCGCAATCCAGAAAATTATTTTGCCGAAGTCGAACAAGCGACATTCTCGCCTGGAAACCTAGTTCCTGGCGTTGAACCATCACCAGATAAAATGTTGCAAGCCCGCTTGTTCGCTTATGCGGATGCGCACCGTTATCGCGTCGGCGTGAACCATAACTTGCTTCCAATCAACCGTCCGCGCGTGGAAGTAAACAACTATCAACGCGACGGCTTCATGCGCTTTGACAATAATGGAGGCGGTTCTGTCAACTACGAACCAAACAGCTTCGGAGGACCAACAGAAGTATCAGAACATAAAACGACTCCATTCCCGGTATCCGGCATGGCAGAAAGCGTGCCATATGATGACGATGATCATTATACGCAAGCTGGAGACTTATACCGTCTTATGAGCGAAGAGGAAAAAGCGCGCCTTGTGAAAAATATTGTAGAATCATTGAAACAAGTGACAAAAGAAGAAATTAAACTGCGCCAAATCCGCCACTTCTACAAAGCAGACCCTGACTATGGACGCCGCGTTGCCGAAGGGCTTGGCTTGCAAGTTCCGGACGATGTGATTACAAACGCATAA
- a CDS encoding recombinase family protein: MNVVGYIRVSTQGQVKDGYSLKYQEEEIQAYCEKHGWNLIHIFRDEGINGAKINEEALEVDRVGLQEMLAHLSSLQIKYVVVLNTSRLWRSDMVRVLIHRELQKYGVDIKSIEQPNYSIYKKDLSDILVNGLMELLDQYQRLEIALKLKKGRHKKAKEGGYAGGRATFGYRKLRGEKELRVDEDKAKAVQRVFELREQHPTWSFTRIADVLNKEGHLTTQGKPFTKVQVKRILDRKDFYKGIYTYGSIQAKGKHQAIL; this comes from the coding sequence TTGAATGTTGTCGGGTATATACGAGTCTCGACACAGGGGCAAGTCAAAGATGGATACAGCTTAAAATACCAAGAGGAGGAAATACAAGCGTATTGCGAAAAACATGGTTGGAATTTGATACATATATTTAGAGATGAAGGAATCAACGGGGCAAAAATTAATGAAGAAGCGTTGGAAGTGGACAGGGTGGGCTTACAAGAGATGTTAGCCCACCTTTCTTCTCTCCAAATTAAGTATGTCGTGGTGTTAAACACAAGCCGGTTGTGGCGCTCTGACATGGTGAGAGTGTTGATTCATCGAGAGTTACAGAAGTATGGGGTGGATATTAAAAGTATTGAACAGCCAAATTACAGTATCTACAAAAAAGACCTAAGTGATATATTGGTCAATGGACTAATGGAGTTATTAGACCAATATCAGCGATTGGAAATTGCTTTAAAACTAAAGAAAGGTCGGCATAAAAAAGCAAAAGAAGGAGGATATGCCGGAGGAAGAGCGACTTTTGGTTATAGGAAGTTAAGGGGAGAAAAAGAGTTAAGAGTCGACGAGGATAAAGCCAAAGCCGTACAACGAGTGTTTGAGTTAAGAGAGCAACATCCTACATGGTCTTTTACTCGAATTGCTGATGTGTTAAACAAGGAAGGGCATTTGACGACACAAGGTAAGCCCTTTACCAAAGTACAAGTGAAACGGATTTTAGACCGAAAGGACTTTTATAAAGGGATATATACCTATGGAAGCATACAGGCGAAAGGGAAACACCAAGCCATTCTTTAA
- the hpaB gene encoding 4-hydroxyphenylacetate 3-monooxygenase, oxygenase component, with protein sequence MPAKTGKEYIERLKNAKSNVYIHGEKVEDVTEHPAFKNVIQSMARLYDLQYEKQEKMLYMSPTTGNKVGMTYIQPTTKEELIARREATQEWARTSAGMMGRSPDYLNAEVMAMGVANDLFAEDDPMFAENARNYYEYARENDISLTHTLIHPQMNRSKAQHEQKDANVPLHLVEKRKDGIIVDGIRLLATQGGITDEILVFPSTVKKAGSGEDPYSLAFAIPNNTPGVKFICREAFDYGKSHWDHPLGSRFEEGDAIVSFENVFVPWERVFICGNSSICNRTFRETNAVVHMSHQVVAKNIVKTEFILGVVLCIMDAIGIEQFQHVKDKGTEIMLVLETMRSHLYRAEHNAKLDKWGTMTPDFAALDAARNWYPRIYPRLAEIVRILGASGLMAIPTEADFNNEEIGAIVRRAMQGAHIDGYERVQLFRLAWDMTMSAFGSRQTHYEYYFFGDPIRMGMTYFDNYEKDYYKNLIYEFLGTPKLAHVSANTH encoded by the coding sequence ATGCCAGCAAAAACAGGTAAAGAGTATATCGAACGTTTAAAAAATGCGAAAAGCAATGTCTATATTCATGGAGAAAAAGTGGAGGATGTTACCGAGCATCCAGCGTTTAAAAATGTCATTCAATCGATGGCACGTCTTTATGATCTTCAATACGAAAAGCAGGAAAAAATGTTATATATGTCACCTACAACGGGAAACAAAGTTGGTATGACATATATTCAGCCTACAACGAAGGAAGAATTGATTGCCAGACGGGAAGCAACGCAAGAATGGGCGCGCACTTCCGCGGGAATGATGGGGCGTTCGCCAGATTACTTGAATGCGGAAGTGATGGCGATGGGAGTAGCCAATGACTTGTTCGCTGAAGATGACCCGATGTTTGCTGAAAACGCGAGAAATTATTATGAATATGCACGCGAAAACGATATTAGCCTTACACACACGCTCATTCATCCACAAATGAACCGTTCAAAAGCACAACATGAACAAAAAGATGCGAATGTCCCTTTGCATTTAGTGGAAAAAAGAAAAGATGGCATTATTGTTGATGGTATTCGCCTATTGGCGACGCAAGGTGGGATTACTGACGAAATTTTAGTATTCCCGTCCACTGTCAAAAAAGCGGGATCGGGTGAAGACCCTTATTCACTAGCGTTTGCCATTCCAAATAATACTCCAGGTGTAAAATTCATTTGTCGTGAAGCGTTTGACTACGGCAAAAGCCATTGGGACCATCCGTTAGGTTCGCGTTTTGAAGAAGGAGATGCCATCGTTTCATTTGAAAACGTTTTTGTTCCGTGGGAACGCGTGTTTATTTGTGGCAATTCTTCCATTTGCAATCGGACATTCCGTGAAACGAACGCGGTTGTTCATATGTCTCATCAAGTGGTTGCCAAAAATATTGTGAAAACAGAATTTATCCTCGGTGTTGTTCTTTGTATTATGGATGCAATTGGTATTGAGCAATTCCAACATGTCAAAGACAAAGGAACAGAAATTATGTTAGTGCTCGAAACGATGCGCAGCCATTTGTATCGGGCGGAACATAATGCCAAATTGGACAAATGGGGAACGATGACTCCAGATTTTGCAGCACTTGACGCAGCGAGAAACTGGTATCCGAGAATTTATCCGCGTCTAGCGGAAATTGTGCGCATTCTTGGCGCCTCTGGATTAATGGCGATTCCGACAGAAGCTGACTTCAATAATGAAGAAATCGGAGCGATTGTACGTAGAGCGATGCAAGGTGCGCATATCGATGGATATGAACGTGTGCAACTATTCCGACTGGCATGGGATATGACAATGAGCGCCTTCGGAAGCCGACAAACGCATTATGAATACTACTTTTTTGGTGATCCAATCCGCATGGGAATGACTTATTTTGATAACTATGAAAAAGATTATTATAAAAATTTGATTTACGAATTTTTAGGAACACCGAAGCTTGCTCATGTTTCTGCCAATACTCATTAA
- a CDS encoding DUF5082 domain-containing protein, translating to MASLLESIEKEWKRRAYEAMIHCLQSYQGQVEEAIEEFQHGTRAFYRANDEYVPHWQGKSREAYELVYGDLRQIETRIYAIADDLLHEISREIARIRRKIEEL from the coding sequence GTGGCGTCTTTATTGGAATCGATCGAAAAAGAATGGAAACGCAGGGCCTACGAGGCGATGATTCATTGCCTGCAGTCCTATCAAGGGCAGGTCGAAGAAGCGATCGAGGAATTTCAACATGGCACTCGCGCATTTTATCGCGCAAATGACGAGTATGTTCCGCATTGGCAGGGGAAGTCGAGGGAAGCGTATGAATTGGTATACGGGGACTTGCGGCAAATCGAGACACGTATTTATGCGATTGCAGACGATCTTCTTCATGAAATAAGCAGGGAAATCGCGCGAATCCGTCGAAAGATAGAGGAGCTATAA
- a CDS encoding bacteriocin immunity protein produces the protein MENKLSKEELIELVKKICDPKLSDEEVSEYIDILEKNVPHPAPSDLIFWNDEELSPEEIVEIALNYKDRN, from the coding sequence ATGGAAAATAAACTATCTAAAGAGGAATTGATTGAACTTGTAAAAAAAATATGCGATCCTAAATTATCTGATGAAGAGGTAAGTGAATATATTGATATTTTGGAAAAAAATGTTCCTCATCCAGCTCCAAGTGACCTGATTTTTTGGAATGATGAAGAATTATCACCAGAGGAAATAGTAGAAATAGCTTTAAATTATAAAGATCGTAATTAA
- the essA gene encoding type VII secretion protein EssA — MKGRGRLVMFFFLFLCSVLAAMGVTVYAESDEWPEIEPNQYQRQDIELRTDYLHEESLLDEKGDLPETQTSLTFQRPASSFFEQTKAQLFLSEEKETNTIAAKAEKLGLFSFVEEQTVPSRQPLDETEQISSSFLPWLFGFFIFGFLIVIFTVIVPRMKKFVP, encoded by the coding sequence ATGAAGGGTAGAGGACGTCTTGTGATGTTCTTTTTCCTCTTCCTCTGCTCTGTATTGGCTGCGATGGGAGTGACGGTTTACGCGGAGTCGGACGAGTGGCCGGAAATTGAACCAAATCAATATCAACGGCAGGACATCGAATTACGCACCGATTACCTTCATGAAGAGTCGCTGCTCGATGAAAAGGGAGATTTACCGGAAACGCAAACATCGCTGACATTTCAAAGACCGGCCTCTTCTTTCTTTGAACAAACAAAAGCGCAGTTGTTTTTATCGGAAGAAAAAGAAACGAATACGATTGCTGCTAAAGCGGAGAAACTAGGATTGTTTTCTTTCGTTGAAGAACAAACAGTTCCGTCTCGTCAGCCATTGGACGAGACGGAACAAATATCATCATCGTTTCTGCCATGGCTGTTCGGCTTTTTCATTTTCGGATTTCTTATTGTCATCTTCACGGTAATCGTTCCACGCATGAAAAAGTTTGTTCCGTAA
- a CDS encoding pre-toxin TG domain-containing protein, whose protein sequence is MAGLELVGWYDVQRMFGEYDPVTEERLSFGDRLFAGGMLLLSVIPPAKGAGVAGKAAVKGAKAAGTTAEVSKWISKTKNVLNVDKIKGALQTIYHQVIKGPITETIRSFKHQWENFLENVGSVLRGPQLAADGVGVVPSGRMIGIAEESASSVRISMSQAGDEVVGKGIGKGKNESPRNKPGVVSESFKFDRSLQKQTKLMYNKGAIGIIPKEIRDKLVGKKFNSFDDFRKEFWKCVANSSYAKEFRSRNIARMLEGNAPIAPKAEHYGKLKSYILHHKQPIEKGGEVYNLDNLIITSPRMHQIILDPAYHFGKKG, encoded by the coding sequence ATGGCTGGTTTGGAACTCGTTGGCTGGTATGATGTGCAGCGGATGTTTGGGGAATATGATCCGGTGACAGAGGAACGTCTTTCATTTGGAGACCGCTTGTTTGCGGGAGGAATGTTATTGTTGTCGGTCATTCCTCCAGCTAAAGGAGCAGGCGTTGCCGGTAAAGCAGCGGTGAAAGGAGCGAAAGCGGCCGGAACCACAGCGGAGGTTTCGAAATGGATCTCGAAAACGAAAAACGTCCTGAATGTTGATAAAATCAAAGGGGCTTTACAAACGATCTATCACCAAGTCATCAAAGGGCCAATCACCGAAACAATCCGGTCGTTCAAACATCAATGGGAGAACTTTCTCGAAAATGTTGGCTCTGTCCTGCGGGGACCGCAGCTAGCCGCCGATGGAGTTGGAGTGGTGCCAAGTGGGCGGATGATAGGAATCGCTGAAGAATCCGCCAGCTCGGTGCGCATTTCGATGAGTCAAGCCGGGGATGAGGTGGTTGGTAAAGGGATAGGTAAAGGAAAAAATGAAAGTCCTAGGAATAAGCCTGGAGTAGTGAGTGAAAGTTTTAAATTCGATAGAAGTCTTCAAAAGCAAACAAAACTAATGTACAATAAAGGTGCCATTGGAATTATTCCAAAAGAGATTCGAGATAAACTTGTTGGAAAAAAATTTAATTCTTTTGATGACTTTAGAAAAGAGTTTTGGAAATGCGTTGCAAATTCGAGTTATGCAAAAGAATTTAGGAGTAGAAATATCGCACGAATGTTAGAAGGAAACGCACCTATTGCTCCAAAGGCTGAACATTACGGCAAGCTTAAATCATATATACTTCACCATAAACAGCCTATTGAGAAAGGTGGAGAAGTTTATAATCTTGACAATCTGATTATTACATCACCTAGAATGCACCAAATAATTTTAGACCCTGCATACCACTTTGGTAAAAAAGGTTGA
- a CDS encoding immunity 22 family protein translates to MEKEGFVSLFIGNFKSYKDLQNYILNSYTEDGDLLPSEFEKDFNIDYYNEDFREVEFYDEPSNDLRVLLEGFSYDEEIIPKFIELCGERLNQEMNSVILLYNFQYNGHVNEKNQFRFLGTVQYK, encoded by the coding sequence ATGGAGAAGGAAGGGTTTGTATCATTATTTATTGGCAACTTTAAGTCATATAAGGATCTTCAAAACTATATTTTGAATAGTTATACAGAAGATGGAGATTTACTACCTTCCGAATTTGAAAAAGACTTTAACATTGATTACTATAATGAAGATTTTAGGGAAGTAGAATTCTACGATGAACCATCGAATGATTTACGTGTTCTACTTGAAGGTTTTTCTTATGATGAGGAGATAATTCCAAAATTTATAGAGCTCTGCGGTGAGCGTTTAAATCAAGAAATGAACTCAGTTATTTTACTTTATAACTTTCAATATAATGGACATGTCAATGAAAAAAATCAGTTTAGATTTTTAGGAACCGTGCAATATAAGTAA
- a CDS encoding transposase, giving the protein MNKEEFVKLLHQSIIKENRNFYRDIFNNTDINEVTDPYWKEALMFYSELSDKNKEILFKIIEQVEVDAVSNILGVLDGVVSIGEEDIEFKVTINDNNEPINGDLQDLFLEYDEENR; this is encoded by the coding sequence ATGAATAAAGAAGAGTTTGTTAAACTTTTACATCAGTCAATTATAAAAGAAAATCGTAATTTTTATCGAGATATATTCAATAATACTGATATTAATGAAGTTACAGACCCCTATTGGAAAGAAGCATTGATGTTTTATTCAGAACTATCAGATAAAAATAAAGAAATATTATTTAAAATAATCGAACAAGTAGAAGTGGATGCTGTATCTAATATTTTAGGGGTGTTAGATGGGGTAGTATCAATAGGAGAAGAGGATATTGAGTTTAAAGTGACAATTAACGATAATAATGAACCAATTAATGGAGATTTACAAGACCTATTTTTGGAGTATGATGAAGAGAATAGGTAA
- a CDS encoding IS110 family transposase codes for MHHKQRHIYVGIDLHKHHHTAVIINCWHERLGEIQFENKPAAFTDFFIKVRQLVPENMTLVFGLEDVGGYGRALATFLVDHGQMVKEVNPALSYAERNSYPTMQKSDSWDAECVARVLVNKLDFLPDAEPKDVYWSIKQLVTRRNALVKAQGALKNQLHVQLSHHYPSYKKFFAEVDGKTALAFWERYPSPSCLEEVRIDELTAFLQAVSHNTCSRKKAKEILELVKTDGTTTKQYQETRDFLVQSMVRDLRFKKQEMALVKGELRKLMKLLDYQLETMPGIDVVTASALVAEIGDIQRFPNANKLARYAGIAPVHFGSGGKGKDHKSKQGNRTLHALFYQLAIQQIQVAKESKKPRNPIFYEYYQRKRKEGKTKGQALVCIMRRLVNIIYGMMKHKTAYQLPNITERKVI; via the coding sequence ATGCATCACAAACAACGGCATATTTACGTGGGGATTGATTTACATAAACACCATCATACGGCGGTTATCATCAACTGTTGGCATGAAAGATTAGGAGAGATTCAATTTGAAAATAAGCCCGCGGCTTTTACGGATTTTTTCATCAAGGTTCGTCAATTAGTACCTGAGAATATGACACTGGTCTTCGGTTTAGAGGACGTTGGTGGATACGGACGAGCATTGGCAACGTTTTTAGTTGATCATGGGCAAATGGTAAAAGAAGTGAATCCCGCTTTGTCTTATGCCGAACGTAATAGTTATCCTACGATGCAAAAAAGCGATAGCTGGGATGCGGAATGTGTAGCGAGAGTTCTTGTAAACAAACTAGATTTTTTGCCGGATGCAGAGCCAAAGGATGTATATTGGTCTATTAAACAGCTAGTCACAAGAAGAAACGCCCTTGTGAAAGCCCAAGGGGCGCTGAAAAACCAGCTTCATGTACAATTAAGCCATCATTACCCCAGCTATAAGAAATTTTTTGCGGAAGTAGACGGAAAAACAGCATTAGCATTTTGGGAAAGATATCCGTCACCATCGTGTTTAGAGGAAGTAAGGATAGATGAGCTTACTGCTTTTTTACAAGCTGTTAGCCACAACACTTGTTCAAGAAAGAAAGCAAAAGAAATACTAGAACTTGTGAAAACAGATGGAACGACCACCAAACAATACCAAGAAACACGGGATTTCCTCGTGCAAAGCATGGTGAGAGATTTGCGCTTTAAAAAGCAGGAAATGGCATTGGTCAAAGGAGAACTAAGAAAATTAATGAAATTACTCGATTACCAACTGGAGACAATGCCGGGGATTGATGTAGTGACAGCATCCGCCTTGGTTGCCGAGATTGGAGATATTCAGCGTTTTCCAAATGCCAATAAACTTGCTCGTTATGCGGGAATTGCGCCTGTGCATTTTGGCTCTGGAGGAAAAGGAAAAGACCACAAAAGCAAACAAGGCAATCGAACGTTACATGCGTTATTTTATCAATTAGCGATACAACAAATACAAGTGGCAAAAGAAAGTAAAAAGCCAAGAAATCCTATATTTTATGAATACTACCAACGCAAGCGAAAGGAAGGCAAAACAAAAGGACAAGCGTTGGTTTGTATCATGAGAAGGCTGGTAAATATTATTTATGGCATGATGAAGCATAAAACGGCTTATCAATTGCCGAATATAACAGAGCGAAAGGTAATTTAA